AACCACACATCCCTTCTCTATTCAAAGTGCACTCTTCCCTTTCCATGTCTAATCACCCCTTTGATCGATAGGAGCGTACTGTCCGCTAGGACTCGAGCCATCACGGCCCATAAGCCTTGACAACCAACCGCCCAAACCTCCTCTACTTTGTTGCCTGGAGGACTGGGCCTTGGGATCACCGACCGACGTTGGTGGATCGATGTTCAGTCCTGGAATCGCACTTCCCGGTCCAAATCTCGCCGGCAAGGCGCGGCCTCTGATGTCAAGGGGCGGAATGGGCGACCCGGAGCGCACGAGCGGATCGGACTCGGCGTGCAAGGCTGGCGTTGAACCAGCAGGTGTGCCCAGCGCGCGAGTGGCGTCGCCAAAGAGGGCGTCCATGTCCTCGAGACGGACACCACGGGTTTCTGGGTAGATAAAGTATACTAGGGATATTGTTAGACTTTGACTTTCAAAAAAATTAGCAAGGCAGCGGTCAACTTACCAACAACGAAGCTGACGGCACACCAGAATGCATGGACAAGGTACAACCTCCAGTGAATCCAGTCTTGGAGAATGGGTGTCATCTGACCCACCAACCAGTTGCAAGCCCAGTTCGTGGCTGTTGACAGACTGGCACCCTTGGAGCGAATCTTGAGAGGGAGAATCTCCGGGGGGTAGAGCCAGGGAATAGGTCCCCATGAGTATCCGAACGCAGCATTGTAGATCATGACCATGATGACAACCATTGTTGGCGTCGATGGCACGTCGATGTACAAAAAGTACGAAATGGATGACAGCGAGAGGACCATCATAACAGCACCGGACAGCAGGATAGGCCTCCGGCCCCACCGGTCCACCATGTACCATGGCGGGATTGTCGACAGTAGGTATGTGATACCGTTGAACCCGGCCATTAGAATAGCGTCGTGACCAACCCAACCAGCTGACTCGAACACCATCGGCGCGTAGTATGAGATAACGTTGATACCGTTGAGCTGGGCCAGAGCCTGTGCTGACATGGCGATAAAGACTCGCCTGCCATACCGCTTGAACATCTCGGAATATGTGCGCTCGCCTTCCTGCCGTTGGAGGAGAACGTCCATCTTAATGTCGCGGAATTCCTCGCGAGCGCGGGGATCGTGAATGTCACCGCCACCGTACAGGTTGGCAATAACCACGATACCTTCCTCGTCATGGTCGTGGTCCAGGAGCCATCTAAAATGGGTTAGCGCGCGGTTCACATGCGTGGTGTAAGTGGTAGAGACAAACCTGGGCGATTCGACGATAATCAGACTACCCAAACCAAGAAGACCTCCCATAATGCATTGCATCATCAAGGGCAGCCTCCATGAGGTGTTGCTCTCAATGAAGCCACAGAAATAATCCACCCACACCGAGGTCGTGTAACCAACAATATTGCCGGTAAACTCAATGCAGGCGAGCTTTCCACGGTTGTGTGGAGGTGAGATTTCAGACTGATATACCGGGACGATAGTTGAGAGCATGCCAACTCCCAAACCAGCCACAAACCTaccaaccatcatcatgaccaTGTTCGTCGCGGCTGTTTGCAGCCCACCTCCAACGAAGAAGATCATTGATCCATACAGAATCGTTTTTCTTCTCCCGATAATATCTCCAATATGCCCAACACAGAGGGACGATATTAATGCACCAATTTCCAAGATAGCAACCATTGTTGCTATTTCTGCATTGGAAGGTTGGTGGAAATACTCCTTGAAAAAGGGACCGGTGATGATCCCCGACATCACACCCTGATCATATCCGAAGAGAAACACGCCTAAAGAAACGAAAATAGAAGTAAAATAAATCAACGGCTTGCCCGTCAGGCCGTGGATGGAACTCGAGCTGCCCGTCATGATGGTGGCTAGTAGCTGTTCTGCCTTGCTAACGTGACGGTGCGCAGCAGTTGGGATGTGGATTGCCTCTTTGCTAACAGCGCCAGTGTAGCGAGAGGATGACCGGCTTCTGCTAGAAGACGGCTCTTGGTATTGGACTTTCTTTTTGTGTTTGGGATGGCGTTTGATGACACCGGCAAGGGCTTCGTCGTCGTTTAATCGCTTGCGCAAGGGATCTTCTTCAGCGAGCTGCTCGGCGATATCGCCCGTGTCGGTCCACGAAGAGTTCCCTGAGTCGTCCTCCGACTCTGAACTCGCGGGCTCATCAATGAAATGGCCCTGTCGGGATGATCGGGAGGTGTTATTGTGCACAGGAAGGGTTCGGAGGGGAATGTTCGAGGGGAAACGGGACGGGTTGGAAGTCGGAATCTTGTCGGTTATGGGGCTGGTTCGCAGCAGCCTCCGTCTGCAGTGGGAGAGGGTCGAGTTGGAGATGTCTGTGTTTTACAGTTGCCGGCTCCGCAGAAGGCGAAGACATTCGGTCAGATGACTCTGGGAAATGCAGAAAGCTAAACagccaaacaacaaaaaactAGGCACGCTGCAGTGTCTGTCCCAATGGGAGatgcggcggtggtgtaaGTTGGCACCCTTTGACGCACGGGGGTTGACCCCGGCTGCCCTGTGGGCGGATTCAGCGGAGCCGCCAAGCCACCATCCCGCAAACCAGGGGGTCCTAAAAACGTCCACTCATCCCCGCTGCCTTGTTCAACCATCTCCACAACCAACTTTTCGTCCTCTTCTTACAGCACGCCAAGTCACCCCCTCCAATGTCAATCCTGCAAATCGCTGCTGATACCGGCAGCCGGCACAGAAGAGCCCTGGGCCAATCTTCATCTTATCACGTTTGACCCGTCTGCCGACTTTAGGGGTTCAAAAACCCGCGGCCATCCTGTCATCCTGTTAATGTTGTTCCACACACAAAATCCATGGACTCTCACAAGACGACTTTGAGCTCATCACGCGGCAACCTATTTTCGAAATCGACCGCCTCTGCTTAATCAggcaacccaccaccctgtTCAAGTCCGACGGAAACTCGAATAGATGCTGTTCTGGAGGGGTCAAATGTTTGAAACGTGAAACATGCTGTTCCCCTCACGCCGTCCCACGTTGTCTGTCGTTCCATGACTGTGGGTGAGGCGCGATTCCAGCTCACGAGCTGACATGCCTGTGAGGTTGCGCAAGGCTCGCCTCAAAAAGCTCAGCACCGGCTGCAGTACGATTCAACCAGGCTGAGGAGTTGAACCAACGAGCGCCGATGTTTTGACAATTCACACCCATCTGGGTTTCTTCAGCGTCATCCAGCTTGAAACAGCCCACGCCGCAGCCagctgatgttggtgatgcaacaacaacccataGAGCCATTCGGTAGACGCTAACTGACACAGCCATACTTGAATTCACTTGCCGGGCGGCCGAATGCCTTATATATATCAAACAGCTTCACTGCCATGCAAAATATGCAACGTCAGGACGAAATTCTGCGAGGCTTCCACGCCCCTCCCTTGCATCCGTTGTGCCCCTGGGCTCAATCATGCAGAAGCTCCCTTCCCGCGGCCGCTATGATATTTCTCGGGAGACAGGAGATATGGACCATCCCAGAAGGGAAGTCGAGCATGAATCGCCAGACCGGGGACTGAATGATGCTGAGCTCAGGAATGGGGCAATTCAATAAAGGCCCCCTGCATGGCTGTTTTTGAGATCTAGTGATATTGCTAACCTTCATTACAGTATACGGACGTCGGCGTTCGTCCTACGATACACATGAAACGCTGTGTTCGCTGAAATTTCCAGATGCAACTATGCGAGCCAGATCGTGGGGGGAAAGAGAGTACTATAATGGATGGTACTCGGGCCGGATAATATTTACGGAGTGTTGTCGAGTTGCCCAACTTGTCCTCTCGACCGCGGTGTCAGGATTCCAGAACAGTTTGTATTCAATGAGCCGCCAACAACAGTTGCTTGCTGTATCATATTGGAAATCAGGTATTGCCCCTACTTCTGATACGATAAAGCACAAGGTGTTGGCCAAGACCACCTATGTTGTCTTGCAAGTATTAATTTCTAGAAATTAGAATTGTCTCTTGTCTAGAGTTATAATCGTAGTAGGAGCAATATCCAGCGCTCGGACCATTCATTTCATCTTCTCCCGCTCTTACAGCAACCCAATCTTGCCTTGCATGGGACGAAACAGTGGGAATGCAAGTCACATCTCGAGCCGACCGAAAAACCTTGGTCTGAGGCGTTCGTCCATCGAcaggggtgggtgaggtgtTTTCTCCAAAACACCAGTGACTGGTGCCCAGACTTTGGATCTCGGAGCAATGAGAGACGACTCCCTTGCGTCCAGCTCATCGTGCATAATGGTGGTCTCCCTTTACCCATTATCCATACATAGCTGGCAGTGCTTTTCTGCCTCTGGCCTCGACGTGTCGGACCACACTGCTACCATCTAGGAGAATACATAACCAGAATACCGAGCTCGACCTGACGCCTGCGCCGCCACAGCTTCCGTCATCCTAGTGGAGAGGCCAAGTCACCGATACCGACACAGCCAACGGCTGAGCCGAATATAGCATCGGTTGAGGGTACTCCGTAcacagaaaacaaaagaacaGAGCAATAAGAGAAGTCAGGTTGCGTCGTATCTATAATCTCGGCTTCCATCAACACTCGAGCTCTCTTGATCAGCCGGTTGGCCCCGAATCTGACGGTGATTTCACAAGAGGCTGGGGTTTGGTTCCTGGAACAGGCAAGTGGACAAGGGCACCCGGCCAATCGCGTGAGCGCAACCGAGGTGTGGGTCACCCTTGCGTGCCACCGAAACGGGGCGCGCTATCCTGTGTTCTGTGTTCCTGCCGCGGACGTTGGGTGAGGTGAGTGGCTCGACAGTGGTTGCCCCAGGGCATTGAGTTTTATAATTATTGCGGCGATCCGACTGCTGCCCGCCcgcagctcctcctcgtcgcctgtttttccagcttctcccccccccaaccccaatcaCCACAGCAATTATATCTGCGCCATAGCATTTATCTGCTCCCGATCCATTCACTCCGAGTATCGCATGCTGCTCCCGACTACAGAATAACTCCAATCATTAGCGCATGGTTTTCAGACGAGAGGaggacgccgacgacgacgatcaGTTTGCGCGCAAACAGAGCTGGCAGTAAGGAACCACGAACGAGAGGCTGGGAGCTGCAGCAAAAGCCAGGgtcccccaccgccagcatCCTGCGATCCCAGGTCACGACTATCGATCACGGACGAAAAGGCGGAGACCTATTCAAAAGAGCTGAAAAGTCAACTGTGAAGGGGGAGTAACTTTGTCAATTGCGTAAAATCGCTTGGGGAAAGAAAGGGCAATAACGAGGAGAGGCCACCGACAAAATCTGaaacacaacaaacacccGAGACAATTCCTACGCGCGACGGTCAGAAATCGCagcgacaacaacacacaatGGGGTCAACAAAATTTGGCAACTTCGAGGTGAGCGCGCACCTACCGGCATCGCATGCAGGGTTTTGCGCAGGGACGAAACTAACCACAAACTTGGGATCAGGACTTTTGTCGTGACACAACTCTTCCAGTCTGCAATGTAAGCCATCCCAACAGTCGATCACTACAGTGCCAATTGGTCCCCTCAGATGCTGACCAGACACAGGTTCTCTCAAAAACCCATAATCAGGATGGAGATTGGGGCGGATGCAAGTTGAGAGGCATTACGCTGCCAGGCGAAGATAGATACCTCGGTAACTTGGGTATGATGTCCCAAGGGTCTCGCGTCTTTATTTACAGATGGAATTCCTGACATTTTTTTAGGATCGATTCTGCTTGCGGGAATTGCTATTCTTGTCACCATCTCTCTTATTCTTAAGtcggaaagaaaaagggcagCTGTCGGACGAAGGTCAGTGCATTATCGTGCGCACGTCAAACCTTTGGACAGGAGCTAACGGAACTGCAGGGAAATGCAAGTGTTTTTGGTCGGTTATCTGCTTGTGTCTATTGCGGAGATTTTCTCGATAGGAGAATTCCCCTTGAACGACCAAGTACGAGTGGTTTTCAGCGCTATCCACATTGGTGCTATCGCGGCGACAACATGGCTGCTTTTCATCAACGGTATTGTGGGTTACCAGCTGATGGATGACGGCACGATTCTCTCCCTCGCACTCACCATCGGCTCGGCACTTGCATGGCTCATTGGTGTTGGATACATCGCCCTCGACACCGGTTACCAGTGGACTACCCAATGGCAGGGCAGCCTTGATCCTCCCAACCGCAGCATTGCGCTCTACGTCACctacctcctcctgcccctgGTTTGGGTTGTCTTTTTTGTCGTCCTGgagctcgtcctcgtcatcaagGTGCTCGGCGAGACGAGGCCGTTGCTGTTCCTGGGCGCGGCAGCTCTCAGCTTCGCCGTGGGTCAAATCTTCAACTTTGTTGTCAGCCCCTACATTTGCAACGGCACGTCAGGCGCCATCGATGGTTCTCTGTTTCAGACATTATTCACCTTGGTTGCGGTTACGGTGGTGTGGTTCTTTTGGTCTAGCATCACGGAGGACGACTGGCCTATTCAGCCGACGCAATACCCATAAAGtaatgttttttttttggggaggggggggggggcattcatgcaaacaaaacaccaaaaccaaaacgaAATCGAGTAACGATTTGAGATACCCGCGCAGTTTTATTAatgacagcagcaagcaagcacACACACTTTTATGGGAGCAACGGAGTTTTACagcggttttttttttcttttttttcttttttgacGCTCTTTTGTCATTCATAtcttgggggggggtggcGGTTATTGATATTTTAgggacgaagatgaggatggaaGCGATACACAGCGAGCGAGCCGAGATGAgtggaagggaggaaggaaAAGTGGAAGAGATTATGATACCAAGGGTTTAATATGGATTAACTACATACGGAAGTGCGAACCTGCACAAGGGAAACGGACGATCGAAGGGGAGAGTGAGTTGAAGTATAACTTTCCACCGAACGATATATCATTATAGCCAGACAGAAAACGGGGGGTTTGGTAGGAATGGAatgagagaaaaagaaagaaagaaagttAATGTGAATTCGATGTGCGATACAAGTGGGGATGAATGAatatggtggtgggtttgtgttgttgttgttgttgttgttgtaatGATGTTGTGTTGGGTTGGCGAAGCGGAAGCGAGTTGAATTAGAAGATGTACATGTCTGTTTTTCGTGTGTTTTTGAGTGTTTGGCTGCTTGGTAGATACCCTGTTCGAGCAATCGTGGTTGTCTAGTCAGGAATGGATAGCAATGCAATGCGTACAGAGAGAGTGTGGTTTATCATATTTTGCGATTATTATGAATGGCCTTGACTACCATCAACAAACCAAGCATTAGACAATTGATAGTTAGCGGTAAAAAGAAGATACTACAGTCCCATaaactccaaccccaaaagTCCCACACCAGCTCTTCTTTGTGTTGCCTTTCgtttccttcctctcctcatcaccaccacactacGAAATATCCATACTTGTATTttcccagccccaacccctctCCATCCTACACTCTTTCCCCTTTgtatcctcctcatcaatactccctcaaccccaacttccccagcTGAATCCTAGGAAACACGCCCCCCGCAACcaacacaacccccaacaccactccCACTCTCGACACCCCCAACTGCCCCTTTACATAATCCGTCCACGCCGCGCTCCCCGTAGTCGCCAGAATCATCAGCAAAACCCCATACCCAAGATACCGATGCCACTTCCAGaccttctttgccttctcctcccctccccacacACTGGGCGTGACATAAATCGTGAAACCAAACAGATACTGCAGTCCCAGCAACGAGACTGTCGCAACCCCCAAATAAGCGTGCACAGAGTGGAAGTGAGGCAGTTTGTTGGcgtgtttgtttgtttcgATTATAACAGTTCCTGATAGGAAGAGCAAAAAGGATAAAAGGTGAAGCCAGGCGTGGAATTTGGCCGCGCGGGTTTTGGCTAGGGGGAGGgattttgttgttggttggaggaggaggattgcTTCTGTTGCGAcgaggaggccggtgagTTGGAGGATTGGGTGGGGCACTAAGAGAGGtaaaagggggtggtgggttaggagggggatgaggattgagaggaggaggaggaggaggccggtttgggagaggatgccGGTTCCTGTTGAGGGGAGGTTAGTCAAAGGGAGAAAtgggaagggaaaagggggaaacaAACCGAGATAGAGGTTGCGGTACATGGGGGCGTTGGGGCGTTGGATTGCGTCGCCTGGTCGGCCTAGGAGGGGTTCGTTTTCgtttggttgttgatgggtgTCAGATTCTTCCTGGTGAGGGTGTATCTCGTCCGGCAAGCgcgggagggaaggggtggttgtggaggtCATCTTGAATGAAGGGGACTCTTATAAGAGCTGTGGAGGGTatgagttggtgatggatgatgatatggCTAGGTTTAGTCTCGAGCCAGCACGAACCCAAACGAAAATGGCTGCGAGTAGCTCGAGTGGGAAGTCTGGTTGCTGATATAGACGGTCTCAGACACAAGTCGGCGGGGAAAAGGCGTGAAGTTGACAGACGCCACAGACGACACAACCCAGCtgaaggagctggaaaggaaagggcaagggcaaagtGACGCGGACAAGATCGTCGGCTTGTGTCACCCTTTATGCcgcttctcccccccaaagctATCGAATCATTACCAATCCGGTCACAAGTTGACGGAAGAAAAACATGCATGCATCACGCCAGTTAGTGAAACTAAATCGGGAAGCCATTAGTTTCAAGCCTCTGCCGTCTATTTTGAACTGTAAGCTCCAGGTGATATTCCACAGCTAAGATGGAGTCTTGTCGTCAAGTTAAACTTTCCCCAGAGAGATCACCTCACTTGCTTATGATGGCGCGGTCCAGGTCGGTGATGACGGCACCGAGGCGGCCGAGCTGAGAGACAAGCTGGCTGACCAATCACTTCACACCGATTTTCATGGCCCCAGTTATGCGGGGTCGCTCCCGTTCGGACCGGTATCTTATCAATTTGTGCCGCCGTGTGCCGATGTGCCCCGCGTCTTCATTTCTCGAACCTGCATCCGAGAGGACGGCCGGCCGATTGTGCATGTTTTCTGTTAGTCACCTCCGGTTGCTTAGGGTGTCGGAGAAGGTGTCTAGGACTCTAGAAGGACCCATCGGctcgcctccatctccacttTCAAAGGCAGGCCTGCCGTCGGAGCTGGCCGACTTCCACTCGTTCTTCTGTGCGGGCcactgggttggggaggaggcggataGGTGATTGACGTTGGATTTAAAACGAAATCGTTTCCCCTGCTCTTGTGTCATATGCTTTGATAACGATCGTTGATACGGCCGGCATCGGTTGGAAGTGAGAGGCTTATAAGTGTGCCCTCTGTGCCGCCTTGAAACGACATATCATCTATTTGGCCTTCTTACCTTCAATTGCACTTTGAACCTCACAGTTGCCCACCATGGCTGATGATTACGGATACGCTACCGAGGCCGTCCCGGCCACTTCGGTCTCTGCCGAATACATCGACAAGACCTTGAAGTCAACCGCCATTGGTAGGTGCAATTCTGTTTCACGGCAGGATGCCATGCTAACCATCTTGCAGATTTGGTCTCAGCCACTCTTGGAGGTGAAGTTCTTGGCTTCTCAGACCAATGGTTTGCTGATGCTGCCAACTTGATCAACCCACTTCCCCCAGTTAGAAAACCGGGGAAGATGGTTTACACCGGTGCCTGGTATGACGGCTGGGAGACCAGAAGACACAACACTGAGCCCTTCGATTGGGTGGTGATCCGCCTGGGAGTTAGCTCTGGTACTGTCGAGGGCATTGAAGTCGACACTGCCTACTTCAACGGCAACCACGCCCCTGCCATCTCAGTGGAGGGCTGCTTCAGCCAAAACAACGAGGAGGTCCTCTCATGGAAGGGAggccgtggtggttgggagaCTATTCTCGGGCTTCAGGAGTGCGGCCCCAGCCAGAGATTTgggtggaagttggagaATCCCACCAACAAGCAATACACACACGTCCGTTTGAACATGTACCCGGACGGTGGTATCGCCAGATTCCGCCTCTTTGGTCATGCCGTTCCCGTCTTTCCAGAGGATACTAATGCCATCATCGACTTGGCTGCGGCCCAAAACGGAGGTGTTGCTGTCTCGTGCAGTGATGAGCACTTTGGAACCAAGGACAACCTGATCCTGCCTGGCAGAGGCAAGGATATGGGAGACGGCTGGGAGACAGCTCGGTCTCGTGGTAAGGGTCATATTGATTGGACCATTATCAAGCTTGGAGCGCCGGCTTACATCCAGAATTTCCTTGTTGACACGGCTCACTTCCGAGGAAACTACCCTCAAAGGGTTGAGCTTGAAGCTATCGAGTGgaagggagatggtgaactCGGGCCCGATGCTGAGGGTTGGGTGAAGGTAGCAGAGCCGATCAAGACTGGCCCAGATGCTGAACACCCAGTAGACAGCTtggtcaaggacaaggtgTTTACCCACGTCAAGCTCATCATTGTGCCTGACGGAGGCGTGAAGCGTGTCAGAGTGTTTGCGAAGCGTGCCGTTTGAGCCGTCGAGGTGAAACTGACTGGGAGCGGCGTGGCGGTTGGACGTTGAACAAACTGAAGGGATAgatagaaaaagaaggacAGATAGCCGAATCGAACCGATTGATGTCACCAAACGAGACCATATTAAGCCATGTGACCCAAGATCAATAGCGACAAGAGTTGGATATTGGTTCAAAGAGATCATCAAACAAGGAGATTGAGATTAATGGTCTTCGTCTCTCTTATCCAACGCACGGGCCAtcgaggtggggagggctgCGACTCGCGGTTGAATGATGCGGCCAAGGGCCAAAGCCCAGACTTTAAACATGCCTAACGCCTCAAGAGGGAGCGCAACTGTCGG
The window above is part of the Podospora bellae-mahoneyi strain CBS 112042 chromosome 3, whole genome shotgun sequence genome. Proteins encoded here:
- the HGT3 gene encoding Ribulose bisphosphate carboxylase large chain (EggNog:ENOG503NWXF; COG:P), which gives rise to MTGSSSSIHGLTGKPLIYFTSIFVSLGVFLFGYDQGVMSGIITGPFFKEYFHQPSNAEIATMVAILEIGALISSLCVGHIGDIIGRRKTILYGSMIFFVGGGLQTAATNMVMMMVGRFVAGLGVGMLSTIVPVYQSEISPPHNRGKLACIEFTGNIVGYTTSVWVDYFCGFIESNTSWRLPLMMQCIMGGLLGLGSLIIVESPRWLLDHDHDEEGIVVIANLYGGGDIHDPRAREEFRDIKMDVLLQRQEGERTYSEMFKRYGRRVFIAMSAQALAQLNGINVISYYAPMVFESAGWVGHDAILMAGFNGITYLLSTIPPWYMVDRWGRRPILLSGAVMMVLSLSSISYFLYIDVPSTPTMVVIMVMIYNAAFGYSWGPIPWLYPPEILPLKIRSKGASLSTATNWACNWLVGQMTPILQDWIHWRLYLVHAFWCAVSFVVVYFIYPETRGVRLEDMDALFGDATRALGTPAGSTPALHAESDPLVRSGSPIPPLDIRGRALPARFGPGSAIPGLNIDPPTSVGDPKAQSSRQQSRGGLGGWLSRLMGRDGSSPSGQYAPIDQRGD
- a CDS encoding hypothetical protein (EggNog:ENOG503NXHZ; COG:S) — encoded protein: MGSTKFGNFEDFCRDTTLPVCNVLSKTHNQDGDWGGCKLRGITLPGEDRYLGNLGSILLAGIAILVTISLILKSERKRAAVGRREMQVFLVGYLLVSIAEIFSIGEFPLNDQVRVVFSAIHIGAIAATTWLLFINGIVGYQLMDDGTILSLALTIGSALAWLIGVGYIALDTGYQWTTQWQGSLDPPNRSIALYVTYLLLPLVWVVFFVVLELVLVIKVLGETRPLLFLGAAALSFAVGQIFNFVVSPYICNGTSGAIDGSLFQTLFTLVAVTVVWFFWSSITEDDWPIQPTQYP
- a CDS encoding hypothetical protein (COG:P; EggNog:ENOG503P0XH); protein product: MTSTTTPSLPRLPDEIHPHQEESDTHQQPNENEPLLGRPGDAIQRPNAPMYRNLYLGTGILSQTGLLLLLLSILIPLLTHHPLLPLLVPHPILQLTGLLVATEAILLLQPTTKSLPLAKTRAAKFHAWLHLLSFLLFLSGTVIIETNKHANKLPHFHSVHAYLGVATVSLLGLQYLFGFTIYVTPSVWGGEEKAKKVWKWHRYLGYGVLLMILATTGSAAWTDYVKGQLGVSRVGVVLGVVLVAGGVFPRIQLGKLGLREY
- the DAL2 gene encoding Allantoicase (EggNog:ENOG503NWKI; COG:F) — translated: MADDYGYATEAVPATSVSAEYIDKTLKSTAIDLVSATLGGEVLGFSDQWFADAANLINPLPPVRKPGKMVYTGAWYDGWETRRHNTEPFDWVVIRLGVSSGTVEGIEVDTAYFNGNHAPAISVEGCFSQNNEEVLSWKGGRGGWETILGLQECGPSQRFGWKLENPTNKQYTHVRLNMYPDGGIARFRLFGHAVPVFPEDTNAIIDLAAAQNGGVAVSCSDEHFGTKDNLILPGRGKDMGDGWETARSRGKGHIDWTIIKLGAPAYIQNFLVDTAHFRGNYPQRVELEAIEWKGDGELGPDAEGWVKVAEPIKTGPDAEHPVDSLVKDKVFTHVKLIIVPDGGVKRVRVFAKRAV